AATATGCTATAGGGAAAATAAATGCCGAAATATCGAACCAAACTTTTACATTTGAAGAGAAGAGGTAAAAAGAAGTTGAAAATCTATGCGAGGATAGAAAACCTTAAATACAATACTTCTCTTTGTAAACATCTTAAAACAGTTTCAGTCGACGATTTTCTTAAAGGTTCGGCTTTTTCAAATGCAGCATTTATTTTAGCCTATCAAAAAAATATTTACGCAATCAGTCATTGGGTTTCACCCAAACGTACACGAAGCTATCCATACGCACGCGTTTACGACACGATGAACATGAGTCGTCGTGTTACAATAATTCCATTTCTCAAAGATGAAGGTCGGTATGGTGATAGAGATTTTATTCAATGGGATACAGTTTCTTTGATGAGCCTTTTAGGGGTATATGTTATTCTGGGTTACTATACAAAAGCGGAAAAAAGTGATTCTTACGAACATAAGATCACGGAACAAGAATTTGATTATAATTATTTGCAAAATCGTCTTGATGAACTTAGCCAATACAAACTCGATGCACTTCATTGGAATCTTAACGAGCTTAATAATAACCTTCTAAGTGTCGCTGAATTAAGTAAGTTCCATTACAAAAAGATTTCCAAGCGAACAAGAGTCGAGATGCATGGTGAAGGCGGAATAGATAATCGAATCGAAGTTATACGTGAATGTGTAAATAAATTTCAAAGTAATTCTAGAGAACTTGCTTCTTCCGCTCAGAATAGAGAATATCATACTACTCAACCCAAAGAGAATGTTATTGAAGATAAAGCTACGCTTACTATCAAGAATTACCTCGGCGGGTATTACTATTTTACAGTTGACGAAGCTCCACTTCTGGATAAGAATATCTTTCTGATCGAAAAGAAACATAGTGAAAAATCTCTTATTCCAAGTATTGCTGATATTAAAGACGGACTGATAAAAATGATGCTTTACACCAATTTTTCTGAGGTGATGGTTTCTGATAAGGCTATTACTTCGCATCCAATTCTTGGTTTGACTTCAAGAAATATCCGAGGATATTGTCATACTCTATCCACGGTGAATGAACAAAATATATTTTTTTCTGCAAACGGTTTTTCAGAAAAAGCAATTAAAGATTTTTATAATTTGCTTGACGAAAGTAGAAAGAACAATTTTTTTATCTTTTTAATGGATAGCCGAAGTCCCAAATTGCAAAATGAAATTATAGATGAATATTTTAAACGAAGAAAATAAGAACTTCAAAGATTTCATATATTATGAAAACGAACTGGCATTTTACACTTCCTAGAGTACTTCTTTTATATTTGTGCGGATTTGTGCTTGGAGGGCATATTACTATATTAATAACTGGTACTGGTTCAATCCTTGGATCAGTGTTTGGAATAATAGCGATGGTTTGTGTTAGTTTGTCAGTGTTTTTCAGCAGTTATAAAAAAAGTGAACGAATTCCATCTTGAAAAATGTTGTTTTCCATCATTATCCCAACATATAACCGCTTATACCAGATAAAGTTAGCTCTACGAAACATTTTTAATCAAGTGTTTGACGATTACGAAGTCATAGTTATAGACGATGGCAGTACCGACGGTACCGAAGAATATCTTAAAACGTTAACAATGCCGAAGTTGAAATGGATTAGGCAGGACAATAAAGGTCCTGCCGCAGCACGCAATGCCGGTGTTAAAATTGCACAAGGGAAATACATTGCATTTACAGACGATGATTGTATCGTCCCGCCAAATTGGCTGACGAGTTTCAAAAATGTTTTTGAGACTGGTGATGTTGATATAATAGGCGGGGCAGTCAAGAACTCTAACAAGAAAAATATTTACTCAGAGGTGAGTCAGCACATTACAAGTTTTTTCGTAGAATACCTGAATCAGGAAGGTAAGTCATCGCCGTTTCTAACATCTAACAACATTGCTTACCGAGCTGATGTTTTAAAGAACGTCGGCGGATTTGATGAACGATTCAAAAAAGCCGGCGGTGAAGAGAGAGCGTTGAATTGGAAGATATTGAGCGCCGGCGGGAAATCGGTGTATGCAGCCGATATTATAGTTGACCATAACCATGAGATGGATTTAGCTGGATTCATTCGACAGCAGATAAATTACGGTCGAGGGTCTTTCATACTATACAAAGTTGCCGGCAAAGAATTTAACTCAAAAATTCCCAAAAATCCATTTGCCGCACATCTTCGGTTGAGTCGATCATTTTTTAACGGGAATATATTTTTAAGTATATTAAAATTAATCTTGTATATCGGAGCTCAAAAATTAGTAGCATTCGGCTTTGGTTTGCAAGTATTGAAAAAAAACAATAAATTAATAATATGAGTAACGCTGCATTTAGCCTACGGAAATCTTACAATATCATAAGAGAATTGGCATTAGCCGATTTTCGGATGAAGTATCACGACTCAGTCTTGGGGTATTTTTGGTCCTTGCTGAATCCGCTGTCGCAATTTGTAGTTCTTCATTTTGTTTTTTCATACTTATTTGTTGTTCAAGTTCCTAACTTCACGTTTTATTTGCTGTCTGGAATTGTATTCTGGAATTTTTTCCACGATGCAACCCTCAGCGGAATGAACGCCGTGTACGCAAAAGCTTCGATCTCAAAAAAAATATATTTCCCGCGAAATATTATAATATTTTCTTCAACTGCAACTGCTCTTATATCATTCATCATCAACACTTTAATCCTGTGGTTGGTGGTTATAGTATTCGATCACTTTTCACTAAATCAAATTCTAATAGTAATCCCTTTTCTCTCAATATTATTATTGGCGATGGGAACCGCTTTTTTACTCTCCGTATTTTATGTTTACTTCAGGGACACTATTCAAATATGGCTTGTATGTTTAAATGTTGGATTTTGGCTTACTCCCATCGTTTACAATGCACTCACAGCGCCATTACCTTTGAAGATGGTTGCACTCTTTAATCCTGTTGGAAGAATTTTGATAATGCTTCGCTCATTCTTGGTTTATGATGATTTTCCATCCGTAGAATTCATGGTAACGACAATGGCATTCAGTATAATATTTTTTATTGTTGGCTTGTGGTTGTTTAATAAACATTCCCATAAGATTGTGGAGTACCTATAGATGGTTACAGTCGAAAACGTTACTAAAGTTTTTCAAATACCTCACGAAAGGACTAAAACTCTTTTCCACAAGCTAACGAGCATTTTCCGCTCGACTTATAATTACGAAAAATTTTATGCTTTACGAGATGTATCTTTTCAGATAGGAAAAAGTGAGTTTATAGGAATCATCGGTCGTAACGGATCGGGCAAGACCACTTTGCTGAGAATCATAGCAGGTATCTATCAGCCGACATCCGGACGGGTTCAAGTTAATGATGAAGTTACTCCTTTTCTCGAAATCGGTTTGGGCTTTCAGGGAGATTTTACTGTCCGTGAAAATATTTACATTAACGGTGCGCTTTTAGGCTTCTCACGAAAAGAAATCGACAAGCTTTTTAACAATATTATAGAATTTGCAGAACTTGAAAATTTTAGAGATATTAAATTGAATAAACTATCTGCTGGAATGCAAGTCCGTCTCGCTTTCACGGTCGCAATCCAATCTCATGCTCCTATTCTAATTGTAGATGAAGTAATGGCAGTAGGAGACACCGTATTTCAGAAAAAATGCAGAGAACTTTTCTGGAAATATAAAAAACAAAGACGAACTGTCATTTTTGTAAGCCATGATCTTGCTTCAGTCAAAGAGTATTGCGATAGGGTTATTGTGTTACACAAAGGATCGGTAGTGAATGATGGGAATACCGAAGACATGATAAGATATTATAAAGAGCAAATTTTATTACAATGATTATCAGACGCAACACATCGTTCATGGTATTTATATTTTTCATACAAATTTGGTCTTCTAATCTATCGGCTCAGATACCACAGTCTACGTCATCAAACACAGAGACTTGGTACAGAATTTCACCGTTAAGTGAAATGTCACTCCGTTCATTCTATTTACCTGAGAACCATCCTTTTGTTAATTATCATTTATTTAATTCAGACGGCGAATTTATTAAAAAAGGGATGAATTCTTTTTTACAAATTAGGGGTGATGCGAGTGTAATCGACCATTTCTTTTTTCGATACCGGTTACAGTTACAAAATCTTGAATGGATTAATTTTCAGCGTTTGAATTTTTCGTACCGCGATAAATCTATCTCCATTGTTGCAGGTTTAGATTCGATATGGCTGGGGCATGGACAACACGGCTCACTCCTTCTTTCCAATAATTCTGCACCTATGAGGTTAGTAAAATTTCAGACAGAAAAGCCGTTCAGAATTCCATACATCGGTAAATTCAGTTATTTAATATTTAACGGCTGGGCTGAGAACTTCAAGGTTCTGGGTCAGAGATTGGGTTATTTTCCGGTGTCATGGCTCGAATTCGGAATAAACCAAACCGTAGTTTACACGAGGAATTATAAACTTTGGGAATACTTCAAAGTTCTAAGCGCCTCGCAAGAAAACCTTCCGGGCCATTACAATAACGACCAAAGAGCCAGTCTTGATGTTGCTTTACATCTACCTTTTCTTAAAAAAATTTCACCGATTACAAATGGGAAAATTTATTTTGAATATGGTGGAGAGGATATAGAAGCCTGGTGGCAAAAGGAAGATAGAAACTGGGTAGGTCCGCTGGGGTTTGAATTTTACGATCCTGGATTAACAGCGGGATTATGGTTAGATGTAGCGAATACCGAATTACGAGTTGAATACTCTCAAAATTATAAAATATTTCATTTGTTTCATGAAGTGCATACAGGAAAAAGTTATTCTCTTTATACAAAAAAGTGGTACAGAACAATTCCATTTGTTAATTATGTTTCTATAATGGGGCATCATATGGGGCCTGAAGCGGATGATTTGTATTTTGAATTAACGCATAGAATTAATTTTGGCGGCGTTAAATTGTTCTATCATAAAGAACGTCGTGGTTTAGTTTCGGGCTATGGCACGGTTTACAGTGTGAGCAATTATCCTGAAAAGTTTATTCAAATCGGCAGCGAGTTTAGTTACCGGTGGAATAATTTAAACACATCCTTACTTATTATGCAAAATTATTTCAGAAATATCGACCGCCATCCCGATGTGCTCGAGGTTATTTCTCAGCGAGGGAGCTATGCTCAATCGTTGATATTTGGTTTAACGCTTTCGTATGTTATCGACTAAAATGGATTTCGGAATTAAAATAATATCGTTGTTAAGCTTAATTTTTATCAGTTGTAACCCGCCAGTTCCTGATAGCACACTCCGTTTTGATT
This genomic window from Bacteroidota bacterium contains:
- a CDS encoding capsule assembly Wzi family protein, with translation MSLRSFYLPENHPFVNYHLFNSDGEFIKKGMNSFLQIRGDASVIDHFFFRYRLQLQNLEWINFQRLNFSYRDKSISIVAGLDSIWLGHGQHGSLLLSNNSAPMRLVKFQTEKPFRIPYIGKFSYLIFNGWAENFKVLGQRLGYFPVSWLEFGINQTVVYTRNYKLWEYFKVLSASQENLPGHYNNDQRASLDVALHLPFLKKISPITNGKIYFEYGGEDIEAWWQKEDRNWVGPLGFEFYDPGLTAGLWLDVANTELRVEYSQNYKIFHLFHEVHTGKSYSLYTKKWYRTIPFVNYVSIMGHHMGPEADDLYFELTHRINFGGVKLFYHKERRGLVSGYGTVYSVSNYPEKFIQIGSEFSYRWNNLNTSLLIMQNYFRNIDRHPDVLEVISQRGSYAQSLIFGLTLSYVID
- a CDS encoding ABC transporter ATP-binding protein; its protein translation is MVTVENVTKVFQIPHERTKTLFHKLTSIFRSTYNYEKFYALRDVSFQIGKSEFIGIIGRNGSGKTTLLRIIAGIYQPTSGRVQVNDEVTPFLEIGLGFQGDFTVRENIYINGALLGFSRKEIDKLFNNIIEFAELENFRDIKLNKLSAGMQVRLAFTVAIQSHAPILIVDEVMAVGDTVFQKKCRELFWKYKKQRRTVIFVSHDLASVKEYCDRVIVLHKGSVVNDGNTEDMIRYYKEQILLQ
- a CDS encoding ABC transporter permease, producing MSNAAFSLRKSYNIIRELALADFRMKYHDSVLGYFWSLLNPLSQFVVLHFVFSYLFVVQVPNFTFYLLSGIVFWNFFHDATLSGMNAVYAKASISKKIYFPRNIIIFSSTATALISFIINTLILWLVVIVFDHFSLNQILIVIPFLSILLLAMGTAFLLSVFYVYFRDTIQIWLVCLNVGFWLTPIVYNALTAPLPLKMVALFNPVGRILIMLRSFLVYDDFPSVEFMVTTMAFSIIFFIVGLWLFNKHSHKIVEYL
- a CDS encoding glycosyltransferase, with amino-acid sequence MLFSIIIPTYNRLYQIKLALRNIFNQVFDDYEVIVIDDGSTDGTEEYLKTLTMPKLKWIRQDNKGPAAARNAGVKIAQGKYIAFTDDDCIVPPNWLTSFKNVFETGDVDIIGGAVKNSNKKNIYSEVSQHITSFFVEYLNQEGKSSPFLTSNNIAYRADVLKNVGGFDERFKKAGGEERALNWKILSAGGKSVYAADIIVDHNHEMDLAGFIRQQINYGRGSFILYKVAGKEFNSKIPKNPFAAHLRLSRSFFNGNIFLSILKLILYIGAQKLVAFGFGLQVLKKNNKLII